In Grus americana isolate bGruAme1 chromosome 4, bGruAme1.mat, whole genome shotgun sequence, one genomic interval encodes:
- the EGR4 gene encoding early growth response protein 4, with translation MLNVMDFSCPDPLYSKYEESCEMKTGDLQGLGQPEQQLLAEADFLGGELLGTPMSGGAVDYSLLGSQPSPSLSYTGSFFIKAVPEHPQDQESLFNLMSGILGISPFASSEGHQRHLDALYPCPEAAQSQLDLYAACQPEMNGSPQAPFPEQGYGSFPTAESAQPLQAQPTLGNTSQCFFQPKLLDNKQDIKLPSDSPPLDKFKASCAQWEPVTQHQAYLPAGYHSPEAFPAGESGQGLFHPLGSKMESVLSVSCQSELSSLAEDAACFGTHLGFGCEPENFPARGDFADTKIHNLPPPLMPEFDASLAQPEVLPGLMSSADLLHPHPSPSVPPTDFLGHPTSSSLPSLLPTNPPALTEPKKKTRRTKCSSKCFCPKPHEKAFACPVENCIRSFARSDELNRHLRIHTGHKPFQCRICLRNFSRSDHLTTHIRTHTGEKPFSCDTCGRRFARSDEKKRHSKVHLKQKARTEEKLKGLGFFSVGLSFGTL, from the exons ATGCTCAACGTTATGGATTTCTCCTGCCCGGACCCGCTTTACTCCAAGTACGAGGAGAGCTGCGAGATGAAAACCGGAGACctgcagggcttggggcagcCTGAGCAGCAACTTCTGGCAGAGGCGGATTTCCTCGGAG gtgagctgctgggCACCCCGATGAGCGGCGGGGCGGTGGATTActccctcctgggcagccaGCCCTCCCCTTCGCTCAGCTACACCGGCAGCTTCTTCATCAAGGCGGTACCGGAGCATCCCCAGGACCAGGAATCCCTCTTCAACCTGATGTCGGGGATCCTGGGCATCTCCCCCTTCGCCTCCTCCGAGGGCCACCAAAGGCACCTGGATGCTCTTTACCCCTGTCCCGAGGCGGCTCAGAGCCAGCTGGACCTTTACGCCGCCTGCCAGCCCGAAATGAACGGATCCCCCCAAGCCCCCTTCCCGGAGCAGGGCTACGGCAGCTTCCCCACAGCGGAGAGTGCTCAACCCCTCCAGGCTCAACCCACCTTAGGAAACACCTCGCAGTGCTTCTTCCAGCCCAAGCTCCTGGACAACAAGCAGGACATCAAGCTGCCCTCTGATTCCCCACCCCTGGACAAATTTAAAGCCTCCTGCGCCCAGTGGGAGCCTGTCACCCAGCATCAGGCCTACCTGCCTGCTGGCTACCATTCTCCTGAAGCCTTCCCGGCTGGGGAGAGCGGCCAGGGGCTGTTCCACCCACTGGGCTCCAAGATGGAGAGCGTCTTGTCCGTCAGCTGCCAGTCGGAGCtcagcagcctggcagaggaTGCTGCCTGCTTCGGCACCCATCTGGGCTTCGGCTGCGAGCCAGAAAACTTCCCGGCCCGCGGGGACTTTGCCGACACCAAGATCCACAACCTCCCTCCTCCATTAATGCCGGAGTTCGACGCCTCCTTGGCCCAGCCTGAAGTGCTCCCGGGTCTGATGAGCTCTGCTGACCTCCTCCATCCTCACCCCTCACCCTCTGTCCCCCCCACGGACTTTTTGGGCCACCccacctcttcctccctcccttccctgctgcccacAAACCCTCCTGCCTTGACCGAGCCCAAGAAGAAGACCCGCCGGACCAAGTGCTCTTCCAAATGCTTCTGCCCAAAACCCCATGAGAAGGCTTTCGCCTGCCCGGTGGAGAACTGCATCCGGAGCTTCGCCCGCTCCGATGAGCTCAACAGGCACCTCCGCATCCATACGGGCCACAAACCCTTCCAGTGCCGCATCTGCCTGAGGAACTTCAGCCGCAGTGACCACCTCACCACCCACATCCGCACCCACACCGGCGAGAAGCCCTTCTCCTGCGACACCTGCGGCCGCCGCTTTGCCAGGAGCGACGAGAAGAAGCGCCACAGCAAGGTCCACCTGAAGCAGAAAGCCCGGACGGAGGAGAAGCTCAAAGGTTTGGGGTTCTTCTCGGTGGGTCTCTCCTTTGGGACACTGTGA